Part of the Schaalia odontolytica genome is shown below.
CATCGGCGCCATCGACCTGCTGGAGGGGGCGTGCGGGCACGGTCCCCTCGTCCTCGCCCTGACGGACGTTCCCGCCTTACGTGCTGCCCTCGCCCACGCCGTGTCCGCTCCGCAGGCGGAGGCCCTGTGGGCGTCTCTCCTGGGGCGCGCGAGGCGCGCCGGCGTCGTTGTCGTCGCGGCGCACGCCGGCCGCTTCACGCCCTCGGGGGCGGCGCTGGGCGCGTTTTCGACGAGGTTCGTACGCGCCAGGGACGCCGACGAGGCCCTGCACGCCGGGATTGCCCCCGCGGACCTGCGAACGCTCGGAGACAACCAGGCGCTCCTGGCTCGCCCCGGGGAGCGCACTCGCCTCGTCGCGATACCCACAGGCCTGTCGGCCGCCGGCGAGTGCGCCGGGGGCGCGTCTCTCCCGTGGAGGATCCCCTCACCCGCCCTCAGCGCACGCTTGGTCAGCAATTCCTCGTCTCCGGCCCTGATCGGCCCTGAATGTGCCCCTCTTTCGTGGGCGGAAAACAGGCCGTGGATCATCGTCGGTCAGGAAGAAGACGCTCGGATCGCTAAACGGATACACGCTGCCCTGGGGTGGTCGGCCCCCAGGATTGCCGACGTCATCCCCGACGCCGCGTGGACTCGTATCACCAGGTGGGACGGCCACCGCGTGCTCGCTCTCAATCCGTCAACCAACGTCGTGCGCGCCCTGACACATGTCAATTCTCGGCACCCGCTCTCGATCGGCGCCCGACGATGGGACAATTCCTCCGGTCTGATCTGCGATGACGGCATCCTCACAACCATTCAACTGACCACACGTTCAGCCAATACCTAAGTCCCAGCACCATCGGCGAGCGTGACAAGACGCATAGTGACTTCTCCGTTTTCGCATTCGCACCGTCTTGCGCGACTAATATGACCTATCGGAGACTGACAAGTGATTCAGCGGAGCACGGCGAACGGCGATACAAGGAGCACGCATGATGGACTGGCGCAGCAAGGCTGCATGCCTGACGGTGGACCCCGAACTCTTCTTCCCCATCGGGAACACGGGCCCCGCCGTCACCCAGGCCGCCCAGGCGAAGGCCGTATGCCGCGAGTGCACCGTGAAGGGAATCTGCCTGCAGTGGGCTATCGAGAACAACCAGGACTCGGGGGTCTGGGGCGGGATGAGCGAAGAGGAGCGTCGTGCCCTCAAGCGCCGCGCCGCCCGCGCGCGCCGCGCCGCCCGCTAGGCGCGGCGCGGCACGAAAAGCCGGGCGCACGCCACGAACGAACAGGGTCGAGGATCCCACGGGTCCCCGGCCTCGCTCGTGCCCGACGCGCCGCTGCTACGCCGGATCCAAGTTCGTCACGAGGGTGACGAGGGTCCCTCCCCATTCCCGGGGAGCCCACTCGATGGAGCCGCGCAGCTCCCCGCGCACCATCTGGTGAACGATCTGCGTGCCCAGGCCACTCATCGGGGTTCCCGGGACGAAGCCCACGCCGTCGTCGGCGACCGTCACCGTCATGACGAGTCCGTCGCGCTGGGCGCACACCTCGATGCGCCCGTCGCGATCCGCCAGTCCGTGCTCGACCGAGTTGGCGACCAACTCGTTGAGGACCGTGGCCAGGGCCTGCGCCTGATCCGCCGAGATCGTACCGAAGCGCCCCTTCGTGACGACGTCAACCCCGTGATCCGTGGATGCGATGGCGCCCGCCATGCGCACGATCGTGCGCGCCACCTCGTCGAAGTCGACGGATTCGTCAACGTTTTGCGACAGAGCCGCGTGCACGGTGGCGATCGCCTGCACGCGACGTTCGGCCTCAGCCAGAGCGACCTTCACGGGCTCCTCTGAGGAGCGGCGCGACTGCAGGCGCAGCAGCGCCGAGACGGTCTGCAGGTTGTTCTTGACGCGGTGGTGAATCTCGCGGATCGTCGCGTCCTTCGTCATGAGCTCCTGCTCGTGACGGTGCACCTCGGACACGTCGCGCGTCAGAATGACGGCGCCCAGGCGCTTGCGTCCATTGACGAGGGGAAGGGCCCTCATGGTGATGGTTGAGGCCCGCGCGGTGATCTCCACTCGCCAGGATGCCCGGCCCATGACGACGACGGCCATCGATTCCTCGATGAGGGACTCGTCCCCGATCACCTCGGTGATCTCCTGGGCGAGCACCTTCCCGGTCACGTGCGAGCGGATTCCGAGTCGGCGCAGGCAGGACACGGCGTTGGGGGTGGCCTGCTGGACCCGCCCCTCGGCATCGATCAGGAGGGCGCCGTCCAGGACTCGCGGCACTCCGTGGGAGGTCACCTGCGGCGTCGAGTCGTAGGGGTACTCGCCGCGCGCCATCATCTGACACAGGGTGTCGGCGGCCGCCACGGTCCACCCTTCGAAGCCGAGGGACAGGCGCGGGCTGGACAGGTTCGCTTCGCGCGTGACCACCGCGATGATGCGCCCCTCGTGGCACACGGGCACGCAGGTTTCCATCATCGAGTAGGTTCCCGCCCAGCGCGCGGAGGGAGATCGAACGACCTGCCCGGTCTGGATGGCGCGCCGCAATTCGATTTCGCGAGCCGCCGGCAGGTGCAGGCCGATGATGTCGTCGACGTGGACGGTTGTCGACGTGGCGGGGCGGCAGTGGGCGGCTGCGATGAAGCGGCCGTCGTCGGCTGGCAGCCACAGGACGAGGTCGGCGGCCGCCAGGTCTGCCAGCACCTGCCAGTCGGCAAGAAGAAGGTGCAGCCAATCGATGTCCTTCTCCGACAGCGGTGTCGAAGATGCTTCTTCAGCTAACTGCATGAGACTACGCATGGTTCTACTCTAAGGGGAGAGGAGCAACTCAGTTGGTCCTTACGTTGTAAATGAGCGCCGGGCCACGATTCGGCGTCGGTCATTCGATGGAGGACACCCGTGGAGTTTACGCAGTCGATTTCCTACCCCGCGTCGGCCGACGAGGTCGTCGCCATGTATCTGGCGCCCGCCTACCTGGAGCGGCGTTTCGGCGCCTTCCTGGTGGAGGGCAGCGCGCGGATACGCGTGGAGGGCCAGCGCATCACGCTTGACGGCGAGTGTCGGCCCGAGCTGATCCCGGCGGCCGCCGCCCGCTTCGTCGCCTCGCCCCTGCGCGTGACCTTCACGGAGGAATGGGCCAGCGACGAGGCCAGGGCGCGCTCGCGCTCGTCGGTGACCGTCGATGGCGCACCGGTGTCTGTGGAGGCCACCTCAACCCTGGCCGCCTCGGAGGGGGGATGCACACGCGAGGTCGTGGGATCGGTGTCCGTGCGCGTGCCGCTGCTGGGGGCACGCATTGAGCGCGAGGCCGTTGCTCGCCTGGGCGGTGTTGCAAACCGGGAGGAGGAGCTGGCCGCCGCCTGGCTGGAGGAGCACCGCTAGGCTCTTCGCTGTGCGAAAAAAGTAGCCCCTACCGCCTCCCCTGGCGGGCACGGAACGCCCTTTGGCCCCACAATGGAGGCTATGAGTGATACCCCCAAGTCCCTGTACATGCAGCGAACGGGCGTGCGTCAGTACGTCGCCCGCAACCAGGACGGCGCCGAGATCCGCGTCGGGCACGGACCCGGCATGTTCTCCCCCGGCGACCTGCTCAAGCTCGCGATCGCGGGCTGCAACGCCATGAGTTCAGACGCGCGCCTGGCCGCCCGCCTGGGCGATGATTTCTCGCAGTTCGTCGGAGTTTCCGCCTCCTACGATGAGGACAACGATCGCTTCACGCACGTGGACGTTGAGCTGGTTCAGGACATGTCCGCGCTGAGCGAGGACGAGGTCGCTGACCTGCTACGACGCGCAGAGGCCGCCATCGCGCGCAACTGCACGATCGAGCACTCGGTTGTCGACCAGGCCCTGCCGGCCTCGCACACCTGGACCAACGAACAGGTCGACTGACGTGGCAGGCGTGGACCGCCAGTACGAGGATCTCCTCGCCCGCATCATGAGCGAGGGAACTCCGAAGGGGGATCGCACGGGGACGGGCACGCGTTCCGTCTTCGGCGCCCAACTGCGCTACGACCTCTCGCGTGGGTTCCCGCTGATCACGACGAAGCGCGTACACGTCAAGTCCGTCGTCGGCGAGCTCCTGTGGTTCCTGTCCGGCTCCTCGAACGTGTCCTGGCTGCAGGAGCACGGGATCCGCATCTGGAACGAGTGGGCTGACGGCAACGGTGATCTCGGGCCGGTGTACGGCGTGCAGTGGCGTTCGTGGAACGCCGGGGATGGACGACGCATCGACCAGATCTCCTCCGTGCTGGAGACGCTTCGAACCGACCCCGACTCGCGTCGCATGGTGGTCTCCGCGTGGAACGTCGGCGACCTGAAGGAGATGGCGCTGGAGCCGTGCCACGCCTTCTTCCAGCTGTACGTGGCCGATGGTCGTCTCTCGCTGCAGCTCTACCAGCGCAGCGCGGATATGTTCCTGGGGGTCCCCTTCAACATCGCGTCCTATTCGTTGCTCACTCACATGTTCGCCCAGCA
Proteins encoded:
- a CDS encoding WhiB family transcriptional regulator, translating into MDWRSKAACLTVDPELFFPIGNTGPAVTQAAQAKAVCRECTVKGICLQWAIENNQDSGVWGGMSEEERRALKRRAARARRAAR
- a CDS encoding sensor histidine kinase — translated: MRSLMQLAEEASSTPLSEKDIDWLHLLLADWQVLADLAAADLVLWLPADDGRFIAAAHCRPATSTTVHVDDIIGLHLPAAREIELRRAIQTGQVVRSPSARWAGTYSMMETCVPVCHEGRIIAVVTREANLSSPRLSLGFEGWTVAAADTLCQMMARGEYPYDSTPQVTSHGVPRVLDGALLIDAEGRVQQATPNAVSCLRRLGIRSHVTGKVLAQEITEVIGDESLIEESMAVVVMGRASWRVEITARASTITMRALPLVNGRKRLGAVILTRDVSEVHRHEQELMTKDATIREIHHRVKNNLQTVSALLRLQSRRSSEEPVKVALAEAERRVQAIATVHAALSQNVDESVDFDEVARTIVRMAGAIASTDHGVDVVTKGRFGTISADQAQALATVLNELVANSVEHGLADRDGRIEVCAQRDGLVMTVTVADDGVGFVPGTPMSGLGTQIVHQMVRGELRGSIEWAPREWGGTLVTLVTNLDPA
- a CDS encoding DUF2505 domain-containing protein, with product MEFTQSISYPASADEVVAMYLAPAYLERRFGAFLVEGSARIRVEGQRITLDGECRPELIPAAAARFVASPLRVTFTEEWASDEARARSRSSVTVDGAPVSVEATSTLAASEGGCTREVVGSVSVRVPLLGARIEREAVARLGGVANREEELAAAWLEEHR
- a CDS encoding OsmC family protein, with product MSDTPKSLYMQRTGVRQYVARNQDGAEIRVGHGPGMFSPGDLLKLAIAGCNAMSSDARLAARLGDDFSQFVGVSASYDEDNDRFTHVDVELVQDMSALSEDEVADLLRRAEAAIARNCTIEHSVVDQALPASHTWTNEQVD
- a CDS encoding thymidylate synthase, which produces MAGVDRQYEDLLARIMSEGTPKGDRTGTGTRSVFGAQLRYDLSRGFPLITTKRVHVKSVVGELLWFLSGSSNVSWLQEHGIRIWNEWADGNGDLGPVYGVQWRSWNAGDGRRIDQISSVLETLRTDPDSRRMVVSAWNVGDLKEMALEPCHAFFQLYVADGRLSLQLYQRSADMFLGVPFNIASYSLLTHMFAQQAGLEVGDFVWTGGDCHIYSNHTEQVREQLSREPYPFPRLELIKARSMFDYSFEDISFAGYQHHPTIKAPVAV